The following are encoded together in the Bacteroidales bacterium genome:
- the ccsA gene encoding cytochrome c biogenesis protein CcsA, translating into MKRIINFLFSSPMMIILLVVLAFALGAATFIEEKYDTATAGQWIYHAKWFEFLFLLLILNFIGHIKQYNLLKRKKWAGLLFHLAFIVIIIGAGITHYFGFEGSMHIREGQTTNILNTSDPNVKIELPFSLQLRDFILDRYPGSMSPSSYASEVTLIDPRSGLRKDYRIFMNNVLDYNKYRFFQSSYDTDERGTILSVNHDYYGTRVTYFGYFLLCLGFILTLFNRNSHFLSLRLKIREIRAKRKSGVLIAVLLLGLNGLAFSQNDSPGSVTPEHAEKFGHLLVQTYNGRFEPAHSLAYDIMHKISRKDKFDISGKGKMDAIQVLMDMMIMPDFWEQQKIIYVREKSVQDIIGINGKYASFLDFFDKNNQYKLQEYAEEAFRKKQSEQNSFDKEIIKVDERINIFGMALKGSMLKLFPQQGAVNNKWISYDDKSAKEPLTGVINVINEDLQLDQLNYKNIMIAYLKEVSKGITSGDYSRADKVLGFINSIQRNSDNAGLLASESKINTEILYNKLQIFTVLRNVYAMLSVILLLLAFIDNLWLKKNKIISWSLNISIILLGIAFLYHTSGMILRWYLTGHAPWSNGYESLILVAWGGLLAGFSFVRYSKITLAATALLAFFTLMTASHSSYDPQLTNLQPVLKSYWLIIHVATLTISYGFLGLGFILGLMNLVIFLFKTVGNHSRLDLIISELTYINEMNLIIGIILATVGTFLGGVWANESWGRYWGWDAKETWALVIVIAYTIVLHLRFIPKLRSNFVFSVASVIGFGSVIMTFVGVNYYLSKGLHSYAAGDTPVFPIWAWIIIFSIVSLMIISGIRQNYIDKMTSGKIK; encoded by the coding sequence GTGAAGCGCATTATTAACTTTCTGTTTTCATCTCCAATGATGATCATTCTTCTGGTCGTGCTGGCATTTGCACTGGGAGCTGCTACATTTATCGAAGAAAAATATGACACGGCAACAGCAGGTCAATGGATTTACCATGCCAAATGGTTTGAGTTTTTGTTCCTTTTATTGATATTGAATTTTATTGGTCATATAAAACAGTATAATTTACTCAAAAGGAAAAAGTGGGCCGGGCTCCTGTTTCATTTAGCATTTATAGTCATTATCATAGGCGCTGGAATTACGCATTACTTTGGCTTTGAAGGGTCCATGCATATCCGCGAAGGCCAGACAACCAATATATTAAATACTTCAGACCCCAATGTGAAGATTGAACTGCCTTTTTCCCTCCAATTAAGAGATTTTATCCTTGACAGATACCCGGGCTCGATGAGCCCTTCATCCTATGCCAGTGAAGTCACTCTTATTGACCCCAGGTCGGGTTTAAGAAAGGATTACAGGATATTTATGAATAATGTCCTGGATTACAATAAGTACAGGTTCTTCCAGTCATCATACGACACCGATGAAAGGGGCACTATCCTGTCTGTTAACCATGATTATTATGGAACAAGGGTAACATACTTCGGATATTTCCTCTTATGCCTTGGATTTATCCTGACCTTGTTCAACAGAAACTCGCATTTTCTTTCCCTTCGGCTGAAAATCAGGGAAATAAGGGCCAAACGAAAATCTGGTGTACTGATAGCCGTTTTGTTATTGGGTTTAAATGGTCTGGCCTTTTCCCAAAATGATTCTCCGGGATCAGTAACTCCGGAACACGCCGAAAAATTCGGTCATTTGCTGGTACAAACCTATAATGGCCGGTTTGAACCTGCCCATTCCTTAGCCTATGATATCATGCATAAAATATCGAGAAAAGATAAATTCGATATCAGCGGAAAAGGTAAAATGGATGCCATCCAGGTGTTGATGGATATGATGATAATGCCGGATTTCTGGGAACAACAGAAAATCATTTATGTCCGGGAAAAATCGGTACAGGATATTATCGGAATAAATGGTAAGTATGCCTCATTTCTTGATTTCTTCGATAAAAATAACCAGTATAAACTCCAGGAATATGCTGAAGAGGCTTTTAGGAAAAAGCAATCTGAACAAAACAGCTTTGATAAAGAAATTATCAAGGTTGATGAACGTATAAATATATTTGGGATGGCCCTTAAAGGGAGCATGTTAAAACTATTTCCTCAACAGGGTGCTGTAAATAACAAATGGATCAGTTATGATGATAAATCCGCTAAGGAGCCCTTAACCGGGGTAATTAATGTCATCAATGAAGACCTGCAACTGGATCAGCTGAATTACAAAAATATCATGATTGCTTATCTGAAGGAAGTATCGAAAGGGATCACTTCCGGCGATTATTCCAGGGCCGACAAGGTGCTGGGCTTTATCAACAGCATTCAGCGAAATTCAGACAATGCCGGATTACTGGCCTCTGAATCAAAAATTAATACCGAGATCTTATATAATAAATTGCAGATATTCACCGTGCTCAGAAACGTTTACGCCATGCTAAGCGTAATACTTCTGCTGCTTGCCTTTATCGATAACCTTTGGCTGAAGAAGAACAAGATCATTTCCTGGTCACTCAACATTTCCATCATATTATTAGGCATTGCCTTTCTGTATCACACTTCCGGCATGATACTCAGATGGTATTTAACAGGCCATGCACCCTGGAGCAATGGATATGAATCGCTGATCCTGGTTGCCTGGGGAGGATTGCTGGCAGGTTTTAGTTTCGTGCGCTATTCAAAAATTACACTGGCAGCAACGGCATTGCTGGCCTTTTTTACACTAATGACCGCAAGCCACAGCAGTTATGATCCGCAATTGACAAATTTACAGCCGGTTTTAAAATCATACTGGCTGATCATCCATGTGGCAACGCTAACTATCAGTTATGGCTTTTTGGGTCTGGGATTCATACTCGGCTTGATGAACCTGGTTATCTTTTTGTTTAAGACGGTCGGGAACCATTCCCGGTTGGATTTAATTATCTCGGAACTCACCTATATCAATGAAATGAACCTGATCATCGGGATTATACTGGCAACGGTAGGGACTTTTCTCGGGGGCGTTTGGGCCAATGAATCCTGGGGCAGATACTGGGGATGGGATGCTAAAGAAACATGGGCGCTTGTTATCGTAATAGCCTATACTATTGTGCTTCATTTAAGGTTTATTCCAAAACTTCGCAGCAACTTCGTATTCAGTGTCGCGTCAGTAATCGGATTTGGAAGCGTTATCATGACTTTTGTCGGTGTTAATTATTACTTATCCAAAGGATTGCACAGTTATGCTGCCGGCGATACACCGGTTTTCCCGATTTGGGCCTGGATAATAATTTTTTCGATAGTATCCCTGATGATTATTTCCGGCATAAGGCAAAATTATATTGACAAAATGACTTCCGGAAAAATCAAATGA
- a CDS encoding beta-lactamase family protein translates to MKATHFSRAFFFTPIIAFFCVLFFMESCKKDDPVVVGKYTTRIDQLTDSLVTKLTYNGKAAPLPGLIVGIWAPRQDYTYLKSKGYANLASQRPMQVDDLFRIASTTKTFTSILLLQLAEEGFISLDDKIDKYLTGIPNGAVITIRQLLAMQSGLFEVNNDSVIGNIFISDPDHYFSPIELLEAIKRHTTTFSPGERIEYCNSNFIIAGILVEQLTEQSFEKALQTRITQPLGLQNTIFANSRWMPANKPYASGYMFNSNLDYFECTENFNMSVAFTAGAIVSNMDDLKKWVLNLTSGTLISPAMQAQMEDFHPIFEDVLENTEYGLGLMRYKDNYIGHSGDGMGYHSFLARNPEKDITIAIFFNGEYPYPQVIFHELLKILE, encoded by the coding sequence ATGAAAGCGACACATTTTTCCCGGGCATTCTTTTTCACCCCTATTATCGCCTTTTTTTGCGTCTTGTTTTTTATGGAAAGCTGCAAAAAAGATGATCCCGTAGTTGTTGGCAAATACACCACCCGTATTGACCAACTCACCGATTCACTTGTGACTAAGCTGACCTATAACGGGAAAGCAGCCCCACTGCCAGGGTTAATCGTTGGTATCTGGGCTCCACGGCAGGATTACACGTATCTGAAATCGAAGGGATATGCCAATCTGGCCAGCCAACGCCCCATGCAGGTGGATGATTTGTTTCGGATTGCCAGCACTACAAAAACCTTTACGTCTATTCTTTTATTACAACTTGCGGAAGAGGGGTTCATTTCGCTGGATGATAAAATCGACAAATACCTCACTGGCATTCCCAACGGAGCAGTGATCACGATCCGTCAATTACTTGCCATGCAGAGCGGTCTGTTTGAAGTAAACAATGACTCGGTCATCGGTAATATTTTCATAAGCGATCCGGATCATTATTTTTCGCCGATTGAGTTGCTGGAGGCGATCAAACGACATACGACAACATTCAGCCCAGGTGAACGCATAGAGTACTGCAACTCCAATTTTATCATTGCCGGGATTCTGGTAGAGCAATTAACCGAACAAAGCTTTGAAAAGGCACTTCAAACAAGGATTACTCAACCGCTCGGACTGCAAAATACTATTTTTGCCAATTCCCGGTGGATGCCTGCCAACAAGCCTTATGCCTCAGGTTATATGTTCAATAGTAATCTGGATTATTTCGAATGTACCGAAAATTTTAATATGTCGGTGGCTTTTACAGCCGGAGCGATAGTTTCCAATATGGATGATTTGAAAAAATGGGTTCTCAACCTGACATCAGGCACATTGATTTCACCTGCGATGCAGGCTCAGATGGAAGATTTTCATCCTATTTTTGAGGATGTTCTTGAGAATACTGAATATGGTTTGGGTTTGATGCGATACAAGGACAATTATATTGGCCATTCAGGCGATGGGATGGGTTATCATAGTTTTTTAGCCAGAAATCCGGAAAAGGATATCACTATCGCCATTTTTTTCAATGGGGAATATCCCTACCCACAAGTTATTTTTCATGAACTCCTTAAAATATTAGAATAG
- a CDS encoding RagB/SusD family nutrient uptake outer membrane protein has product MKKLIILLSTVLIAWSFTSCKKFLDLEPISNEIWISNTASDSIIYKTTDEVETALSGVYADFKNEYFELDYFVNGDAQSDDAYAGADNPANFQIDDYNLDALNTNVSRDWGYLYGTIGKANIVINNVMAVPDPTLTETRKKEILGEASFIRAFMYFQAVQLWGDVPLQLKEVTTINAELLPEIYPLLFPKRAPMDSVFMQIIHDFEVALENVNPTAAHKGYVTTGAVNAMLAKVYATIEPHDYNKVVQYCDAVVNGPYSLLGNYENLWDNSVENSEESIFEINYEGTITDGNWGASMFRGSDWKKFNIPSNDLVKAFDEEQDGIRKNSSIIFLAEGFPDAHWPQTNYPFINKWRIFGGSSPQNYIFLRLADIILLKAEVLNELGDVSGAAGLVNQIRSRVSLPNTTASNQADMRLAIEKERRLELAFEGHRWFDLKRTGRAIEVINNAIDETGQKIGYNLTPNRLLWPVPQSELDRNTSLVQNSGY; this is encoded by the coding sequence ATGAAAAAATTAATCATACTCCTTAGCACAGTTCTGATCGCATGGTCGTTCACTTCCTGTAAAAAATTCCTTGATCTGGAACCTATTTCGAATGAAATCTGGATAAGCAACACAGCTTCAGATTCCATCATCTATAAGACAACTGACGAGGTTGAAACGGCCCTGTCAGGAGTTTATGCCGATTTCAAAAATGAATACTTCGAACTCGATTATTTTGTCAATGGCGATGCCCAGTCAGATGATGCTTATGCAGGTGCAGATAATCCTGCTAATTTCCAGATCGATGATTATAACCTTGATGCCTTGAACACCAATGTCAGCCGCGATTGGGGCTACCTATACGGCACTATAGGCAAGGCCAATATTGTAATCAACAACGTAATGGCCGTTCCCGATCCTACTTTGACAGAAACAAGAAAGAAAGAAATCCTTGGAGAGGCCTCTTTCATAAGAGCTTTCATGTATTTCCAGGCAGTTCAGCTCTGGGGAGATGTACCACTGCAACTTAAAGAAGTCACGACAATCAATGCCGAACTGCTTCCGGAAATTTACCCGCTGCTCTTCCCGAAACGCGCCCCTATGGATAGCGTATTCATGCAGATCATCCATGACTTTGAAGTTGCTTTGGAAAACGTTAACCCCACCGCAGCTCACAAAGGCTACGTGACCACAGGCGCCGTCAATGCCATGCTGGCAAAGGTCTATGCCACAATCGAACCGCATGACTACAACAAGGTGGTGCAATATTGCGATGCCGTGGTCAACGGGCCATACAGCCTCCTGGGGAATTATGAGAACCTGTGGGACAATTCGGTTGAAAATTCGGAGGAATCAATATTTGAGATCAACTATGAAGGCACTATAACTGATGGTAATTGGGGTGCCAGCATGTTCCGTGGTTCTGACTGGAAAAAATTCAATATCCCGTCAAATGACCTGGTAAAAGCTTTTGATGAAGAGCAGGATGGGATCAGGAAGAATTCCTCGATCATTTTCCTGGCAGAAGGATTCCCGGATGCACATTGGCCGCAAACCAATTATCCTTTTATCAATAAATGGAGAATTTTTGGGGGAAGCAGCCCACAGAATTACATCTTCCTGCGCCTGGCTGACATCATCCTGTTAAAGGCCGAAGTGCTCAATGAACTGGGTGATGTATCCGGCGCAGCCGGACTGGTGAACCAGATCCGCAGCCGTGTCAGTCTGCCCAACACGACCGCTTCAAATCAGGCCGACATGCGCCTGGCCATCGAAAAAGAAAGAAGACTGGAGCTGGCTTTCGAAGGTCACCGCTGGTTTGACCTGAAACGCACCGGCAGAGCCATAGAGGTTATCAATAATGCCATCGACGAAACTGGCCAGAAAATAGGTTACAATCTTACTCCTAACCGGTTGTTATGGCCTGTGCCTCAGTCAGAACTGGATAGAAATACCAGCCTTGTTCAAAATTCCGGATATTAA
- a CDS encoding glycosyl hydrolase, producing MYKSVLLISCILTIIGAQAQNKGKSSVSGRKVSVVITAMNTNFRLAKSTQLQFSPQGQPLETVPCVFVDPSKTFQTFIGIGAALTDASAETFAKLPGEKQEEFLRAYFDKDKGIGYSFARTNMNSCDFSSGSYTYVAENDKELKTFSVAHDEQFKIPFIKRIIAAAGGEINLYISPWSPPAWMKDNKNMLQGGILLREYYQSWANYFIRFIKAYEDQGIPVWGLTVQNEPMAKQTWESCMYTADEERDFIKEYLGPTLWKNGMQSKKLIAWDHNRDLMYHRASAILNDSAAAKYVWGIGFHWYESWTGAPIPENVKRVAEAFPQKQLLLTEACNYPFSWETFDQWHWGENYGASIITDFNNGAVAWTDWNILLDETGGPNHVNNFCFAPVHADTRDGSLHYMNSFFYIGHFSKYIIPGAKRIACSSSRAQLLTTGFKNPDGTIVVIVMNTGDSQVEYRLYVGDQAAETVSLPHSIMTLMF from the coding sequence ATGTACAAGTCCGTTTTATTAATCTCCTGCATCCTCACAATTATTGGTGCACAGGCTCAAAACAAAGGGAAGTCAAGTGTTTCAGGCCGCAAAGTTTCAGTTGTTATAACAGCTATGAATACCAATTTCCGACTTGCCAAATCTACACAACTTCAATTTTCCCCGCAAGGGCAACCATTAGAGACTGTCCCCTGTGTTTTTGTGGATCCTTCAAAAACCTTCCAGACCTTTATCGGAATTGGGGCAGCATTGACTGATGCATCTGCGGAAACCTTTGCAAAGCTTCCTGGTGAAAAGCAGGAAGAATTTCTGAGGGCGTATTTTGATAAGGATAAGGGAATAGGATACAGCTTTGCCAGGACTAATATGAACAGTTGTGATTTTTCCAGCGGAAGTTATACCTATGTTGCAGAAAATGACAAAGAATTGAAAACATTCAGTGTAGCCCATGACGAACAGTTTAAAATTCCATTTATAAAAAGAATCATAGCCGCTGCAGGTGGTGAGATCAACCTGTACATCAGCCCCTGGAGCCCTCCGGCCTGGATGAAAGACAATAAGAATATGCTTCAGGGGGGCATTCTGTTACGGGAATATTATCAATCCTGGGCCAATTATTTTATCAGATTTATCAAAGCTTATGAAGATCAAGGGATTCCTGTCTGGGGGTTGACGGTGCAAAACGAGCCCATGGCAAAACAAACATGGGAATCCTGCATGTATACCGCTGATGAAGAACGCGATTTTATTAAGGAATATCTGGGACCGACACTTTGGAAAAATGGCATGCAGAGCAAAAAACTCATCGCCTGGGATCACAACCGCGATTTGATGTACCACAGGGCATCCGCCATTTTGAATGACTCAGCGGCTGCTAAATACGTCTGGGGAATTGGTTTTCACTGGTATGAAAGCTGGACCGGCGCTCCGATCCCGGAAAATGTAAAACGGGTGGCAGAAGCCTTTCCACAAAAACAACTGCTGCTTACAGAGGCCTGCAATTATCCGTTCAGCTGGGAGACTTTCGATCAGTGGCATTGGGGTGAAAATTACGGAGCAAGTATAATAACTGATTTCAACAATGGCGCTGTGGCATGGACCGACTGGAATATACTCCTCGATGAAACCGGCGGGCCCAACCATGTGAATAATTTCTGTTTTGCCCCTGTTCATGCCGATACACGGGATGGCAGCCTGCATTATATGAATTCGTTTTTTTATATCGGGCATTTTTCAAAATACATCATCCCCGGGGCAAAAAGGATCGCATGCTCTTCCAGCAGGGCCCAACTGCTTACTACCGGTTTCAAAAACCCTGACGGGACAATTGTCGTAATCGTGATGAACACGGGTGATTCACAAGTGGAATATCGGTTGTATGTTGGAGATCAGGCCGCGGAAACGGTCAGTTTGCCTCACTCTATCATGACATTGATGTTCTGA
- a CDS encoding haloacid dehalogenase-like hydrolase, which produces MQKKNWIYPLILMGFVFILNSSCKRNDSNTNQVSYPIAFAADPLPSWNDTPQKKAIVNFVEKVTKEGSPNFVPPAERIATFDNDGTLWPEQPLAFQCYFIADRIKALAPRHPEWKSKEPFASMLKGDMKSALAGGDKALLAMLIATQSGITTDEFEKLVTDWIAIARHPKTKRLYTEMVFQPMLELLAYLRANGFKTYIVSGGSSDFMRPWSEKAYGIPPEQVIGSSLKTNFELRSGIPVLVGMPDLNLLTAGNGKPIGIQSHIGRRPIASFGNSDNDLPMMQWTAAGSGARFCLYVHHTDAKREWAYDRKSIDPFDKGLDQALAKGWTVVDIKNDWKIIYAFEKK; this is translated from the coding sequence ATGCAAAAGAAAAACTGGATTTACCCATTAATATTAATGGGATTTGTATTTATCCTTAACAGTAGCTGCAAGAGAAATGATAGCAATACAAACCAAGTTAGCTATCCAATAGCCTTTGCCGCCGATCCCCTGCCATCCTGGAACGACACCCCACAGAAGAAGGCCATCGTCAACTTCGTTGAAAAAGTGACTAAGGAAGGCTCGCCGAACTTTGTGCCACCTGCCGAGCGTATCGCCACCTTCGACAATGACGGCACGCTGTGGCCCGAGCAGCCGCTGGCTTTCCAATGCTACTTTATCGCTGACCGCATTAAAGCCCTCGCGCCGCGGCATCCGGAGTGGAAAAGCAAGGAACCTTTTGCTTCTATGCTTAAAGGCGACATGAAGTCCGCCCTGGCCGGCGGTGATAAAGCACTCCTGGCAATGCTCATAGCGACGCAGTCAGGAATAACCACGGATGAATTTGAAAAACTCGTGACGGACTGGATCGCCATTGCGAGGCATCCTAAGACCAAGCGGCTATATACAGAGATGGTTTTCCAGCCCATGCTTGAACTGCTTGCCTACCTGCGCGCGAATGGATTCAAAACCTACATTGTCTCCGGCGGCAGCAGCGATTTCATGCGTCCGTGGTCGGAAAAAGCCTATGGCATTCCGCCCGAACAAGTCATCGGAAGCAGCTTAAAGACGAATTTTGAACTTCGTAGCGGCATTCCGGTGCTCGTGGGCATGCCGGATTTGAACCTTCTCACCGCCGGAAACGGCAAACCCATCGGCATCCAGTCCCACATTGGCCGCCGCCCGATTGCCTCGTTTGGCAATTCCGATAACGACCTGCCAATGATGCAATGGACTGCCGCCGGCAGCGGAGCTCGTTTTTGTCTTTATGTACACCATACCGATGCCAAGCGTGAGTGGGCTTATGACCGCAAGTCCATCGACCCCTTCGACAAAGGTCTTGACCAAGCCTTGGCTAAAGGTTGGACAGTTGTAGACATAAAGAACGACTGGAAGATCATCTATGCATTCGAGAAGAAGTAA
- a CDS encoding glucosylceramidase, translating to MRSNRFPVYYFIICFMLISGIFILVPGCKSKENPDPVPSTDSIGRAQVWLTKGDKSKLFNKEGDLTIKKKASANWPIIEIDTAASLQEIEGFGAALTGSSAYLINRKLDDAQRSAILQDLFDPVNGIGISYLRLTMGASDFSLSDFSYDDLVAGGTDFNLDQFSLSQDLDDVVPVLQEIIQISPDIKLMGSPWSPPAWMKTSGTMKGGKLKEECYDVYAYYFVKYIQAMQNQGIIIDAITPQNEPLYFTAGYPCMEMQPEEQKNFIKDHLGPKFASAGIDTRIIIYDHNWDRPDYGISILNDPMAKSFIAGTAFHAYGGDVTAMSTVHNAHPDKDLYFTEISGGGWATDFSSNLMWFIENIFIGTTRNWSKVALLWNLALDLNSGPQNHGCGDCRGVITITPYNGWITKNEEYYSIAHFSKFVRPGAVRISMTIPQSLTNLGAVAFLNPDGSKSLVVCNYDTDDKIFSVKQGEKNFIYSVPPKSVASIIW from the coding sequence ATGCGTAGTAATCGTTTTCCGGTTTATTATTTTATCATCTGCTTCATGCTGATATCGGGCATTTTCATCCTTGTCCCGGGTTGTAAAAGCAAGGAAAATCCTGATCCTGTGCCTTCAACAGATTCAATTGGCAGGGCCCAGGTTTGGCTGACAAAGGGTGATAAATCTAAACTCTTCAATAAAGAGGGCGATCTCACAATAAAGAAGAAAGCTTCAGCAAACTGGCCCATAATTGAGATTGACACTGCGGCAAGTTTACAGGAGATAGAAGGATTTGGCGCAGCCCTGACCGGTTCTTCAGCTTATCTGATCAACCGGAAACTGGATGATGCACAACGGTCAGCAATCCTGCAGGATCTTTTCGATCCGGTTAATGGTATCGGAATTTCTTATCTGCGGCTTACGATGGGTGCTTCAGATTTTTCCCTTTCCGACTTTTCTTATGATGATTTAGTTGCGGGAGGAACCGATTTTAACCTGGATCAATTTTCCCTGTCACAGGATTTAGATGATGTTGTGCCTGTTTTACAAGAGATTATCCAGATATCACCTGATATTAAACTGATGGGGTCTCCCTGGAGCCCGCCTGCCTGGATGAAAACCAGCGGCACCATGAAAGGAGGAAAACTGAAGGAGGAATGCTATGATGTCTATGCCTATTATTTTGTAAAGTATATCCAGGCGATGCAAAACCAGGGCATTATCATCGATGCGATCACACCCCAGAACGAACCGCTTTATTTTACTGCAGGTTATCCATGTATGGAGATGCAGCCTGAAGAGCAGAAGAATTTTATTAAAGACCACCTGGGTCCTAAATTTGCATCAGCTGGAATTGATACCAGGATAATAATCTACGACCACAATTGGGACCGCCCGGACTATGGTATTTCCATTCTCAATGACCCTATGGCAAAAAGTTTTATAGCTGGGACGGCTTTTCATGCCTATGGCGGTGATGTCACGGCCATGAGTACGGTCCATAATGCACACCCTGACAAGGATCTGTATTTCACAGAGATTTCAGGGGGAGGTTGGGCAACCGATTTTAGTTCAAACCTGATGTGGTTTATCGAAAATATTTTCATAGGCACAACCAGGAACTGGTCGAAGGTCGCATTGCTCTGGAACCTTGCACTTGACTTAAACAGCGGTCCCCAAAACCATGGATGTGGTGATTGCCGCGGCGTAATAACGATCACCCCCTATAACGGGTGGATAACCAAAAATGAAGAGTATTATTCCATTGCACATTTTTCGAAATTTGTCAGGCCCGGAGCAGTCCGGATTTCAATGACAATACCACAGTCATTGACTAATCTGGGTGCAGTTGCTTTTCTGAACCCTGACGGGTCAAAGTCATTGGTAGTGTGTAATTACGACACTGATGACAAAATATTTAGCGTAAAACAGGGTGAAAAGAATTTCATCTATTCGGTTCCGCCAAAATCTGTCGCATCTATTATCTGGTAA
- a CDS encoding M23 family metallopeptidase, with the protein MKILLNTLILFSILIAACTKDKQDNDPLSDKITVIINDVPFRTDQYQRIGYTLKIWEYEKNGLALQQIIVLDNDSKAELMKIDKAEIPRIYKDPLQTNPYFTNDKIFHYYLSIQVPIPLGQAVPESFAHSFVFRDTIQNKEVIVEGGVFSPRKSELPVSIKSPVKGSNWLFINQSTLGYHFNSLFFMNGKIGSGERYAFDNLIIDEQGENYSGDPTVNESYFNYKDTLFAVADGTIVTVKDGRPENSGNACDVKMITADELAGNYLMLDIGYSRYAIYAHCVPNSFLVQEGDVVKEGDPIALSGNSGNSTGPHLHFQICDTPEFFLTNGLPFVLKNYTKIGVYGSGEINPPIVITDSMMEEMTIMSFD; encoded by the coding sequence ATGAAAATTCTGTTAAACACGCTGATACTTTTTAGTATCCTGATTGCAGCATGTACTAAAGACAAGCAGGACAATGACCCCCTCTCAGATAAAATCACAGTGATCATAAATGACGTTCCTTTTCGAACGGATCAATACCAAAGAATAGGTTACACACTAAAAATCTGGGAATATGAAAAAAATGGCCTGGCATTGCAGCAAATCATTGTATTGGACAATGACTCAAAAGCCGAATTGATGAAGATTGACAAAGCCGAAATACCCAGGATTTATAAAGACCCCCTGCAAACAAATCCATATTTTACAAATGATAAAATTTTTCACTATTATTTGTCAATTCAGGTTCCAATTCCATTAGGACAAGCAGTTCCTGAGTCTTTTGCACACAGTTTTGTCTTCCGGGATACGATTCAGAATAAAGAGGTAATTGTTGAGGGAGGGGTTTTTTCTCCCCGCAAAAGCGAATTGCCTGTTTCAATAAAGTCGCCGGTAAAAGGAAGTAACTGGCTGTTTATTAATCAATCCACCCTGGGATATCATTTTAATTCACTTTTTTTTATGAATGGCAAAATAGGTTCAGGCGAACGCTATGCATTTGATAACTTAATAATAGATGAACAGGGAGAGAATTATAGTGGAGATCCTACGGTTAATGAATCCTATTTCAATTACAAGGACACGCTTTTTGCAGTTGCTGACGGGACAATAGTGACAGTTAAAGACGGACGTCCTGAAAATTCAGGGAATGCGTGTGATGTTAAAATGATAACTGCTGATGAACTCGCAGGTAATTATTTAATGCTTGACATTGGTTATAGTCGCTATGCCATTTATGCACATTGCGTACCAAATTCATTTTTGGTGCAAGAAGGTGATGTTGTAAAAGAAGGCGATCCTATTGCATTATCAGGTAATTCCGGCAATTCCACTGGGCCACACCTGCATTTCCAAATCTGTGATACGCCCGAATTTTTTCTCACCAATGGGTTGCCCTTTGTATTGAAAAATTACACGAAAATTGGTGTATATGGTTCCGGAGAAATCAATCCTCCTATTGTTATAACCGACTCAATGATGGAAGAAATGACGATTATGTCATTTGATTAA